CGGATGGACACGGGCGTGTTCGGCGTCTGCGTGGACTGCGGCTTCGACATCCCCATCGAGCGGCTGGAGGCACTGCCCTTCGCCATCCGGTGCGAGGAAGACGCGACGCGTCATGAGCTGGACATGCGCGGCGGCCATCACCAGGCGGTGCCGACGCTCTGACGTACGTCCGGTGGGGCGCCCTGGAGGCCGGGGCGCCCTACTGGGGCTTGCCCTCGTCCTGGAGGACCACGAACCGGTAGTTCTCCAGCTCGTTCTGGCCCGCCGTGTAGAGCACCGTGAGGAGCATGTCGTACGGGATGGCCTTGTCCGCGATGACGGACAGCTCCCGGTTGAACGGCGCCGACGGGTTGCGCTCGGCGATGTACTTCAGCTTCTCCACTTCCTTCTTGAGCTGCGCGTCCAGCGAGACCACCAGCCGGCCCTGGAGCGCCTCGGGAGGAATCTGCCCACCCGTGAGCCGCAGCACTTCCTTCTCCCCCACGAGGATGTTCTTGGGGGTGACGGTGACGGCCACGGTGTCCTTGGGCGTGGCGCGCGTGGAGGACACCGGCGGCCGCACGTCCTCGCTGGCCGTCAGCGCCGCCGAGGACGAGGCGAAGGACTTGAGGAGGAACACCAGGAGGATGGTCATCATGTCCATCATCGCGGTGATGTTCAGCTCCTTGATCTCCCCGGCCGCCTCGCGCTCCTTGCGCTTCTTGCGCGCGAGCGCCTTGCGGTAGCGCATGCGCTGCAGCCGCTCTTCATCCGACGGAACCTGGAGGGAACTCTCGCCCGGCGTCGACATCTACATGGCTCCGAGGGTGACGTCCGGGAAGAGCACGCGGTGCGTCTTGTCCTGCGTCTCGCGGACGGCGTCCATGGTCTGGATGAGCGCGTCGTAGGGCGTCTCGGGGTCGGCGCCGACGATGACCTTCGTCTCGGTGGGGAAGGCGCTCTTGATCTTCACCATCTGCGCGTTGAGGGCGGCGTAGTCGTACGCGCCATCCGCCTTGAGGGGGATGGTGGGCTCACCCTCCTTGCCGAGGATGGTGTTCTCGCTGTTGACGAAGTGGCCCTTCTTGCTGATGAGCACGCTGAGCGTCAGCTTGGGCTGATCCGGGTTCTGCTCCGGGGCCACCGAGGTGCTGGGGCCGCCGTAGCTGGGCGCGCTCACGTTGACGATGCCGAAGGCCGCCAGCCCGTTGATGGACAGCAGCATGAACAGGATGAGGTTCATGAGGATGTCGAGGTACGGGACGATGTTGAGCTCGCCCGACTCCTCTTCCTCACGCGGCTTGAGCTTGCGCCTGGAGTAGTAGAACGCCATGGAAGCGCCCTCAGGCGGCCCGGACCTCGTCGGAGGCCGTGGACTCGCCCGCGGCCTTGCGCGCCAGCAGGTTCTCCAGCTTGAGCGCGTAGAGCTCCATCGTCTCCACCATGCTCTTGGCGTACGAGGTCAGGAACAGGTGGAAGATGATGCAGAGCACCGCGATGGAGAGCGCGAACG
The sequence above is a segment of the Archangium lipolyticum genome. Coding sequences within it:
- a CDS encoding ExbD/TolR family protein yields the protein MSTPGESSLQVPSDEERLQRMRYRKALARKKRKEREAAGEIKELNITAMMDMMTILLVFLLKSFASSSAALTASEDVRPPVSSTRATPKDTVAVTVTPKNILVGEKEVLRLTGGQIPPEALQGRLVVSLDAQLKKEVEKLKYIAERNPSAPFNRELSVIADKAIPYDMLLTVLYTAGQNELENYRFVVLQDEGKPQ
- a CDS encoding ExbD/TolR family protein; this translates as MAFYYSRRKLKPREEEESGELNIVPYLDILMNLILFMLLSINGLAAFGIVNVSAPSYGGPSTSVAPEQNPDQPKLTLSVLISKKGHFVNSENTILGKEGEPTIPLKADGAYDYAALNAQMVKIKSAFPTETKVIVGADPETPYDALIQTMDAVRETQDKTHRVLFPDVTLGAM